The proteins below come from a single Faecalibaculum rodentium genomic window:
- a CDS encoding amidohydrolase family protein, translating into MKATLIIKNINHLYTCDQHDTVLHHAYIAIHHEWIISVGTGSFRDLTDDATRVLDAAGEIVVPAFIEACYDMPEETSYSQMLRHEHDTLWQLQKNGILTVMTKAGRIQQRTLKQDVFRSRPAQMESVTFGMDQLPAAPYVLSCQGPGQTRSFQPAAFYLRHMLQADPMDLLKAMTVWPAEDQGLKDRGVLEAGKLADLLVFRVPDLEALFDQADMTSLRRIIKNGIPVWPDVIRC; encoded by the coding sequence ATGAAAGCGACGCTGATCATCAAGAACATCAATCATCTGTATACCTGCGATCAGCATGACACCGTGCTTCACCATGCTTATATCGCCATTCACCATGAATGGATCATCTCTGTGGGAACAGGGAGTTTCCGGGACCTCACAGATGACGCCACCAGGGTCCTGGATGCCGCGGGCGAAATCGTTGTGCCGGCATTTATTGAAGCCTGTTACGACATGCCCGAAGAAACATCTTACAGCCAGATGCTGCGCCATGAACATGATACACTCTGGCAGCTGCAGAAAAACGGCATCCTGACCGTGATGACCAAAGCCGGGCGTATCCAGCAGCGGACACTGAAACAGGACGTGTTCCGCTCCCGCCCAGCACAGATGGAGTCTGTGACCTTCGGCATGGATCAGCTGCCGGCTGCTCCCTATGTTCTGAGCTGCCAGGGCCCGGGGCAGACCCGTTCCTTTCAGCCTGCCGCCTTCTACCTGCGGCATATGCTGCAGGCAGACCCCATGGATCTTCTTAAAGCCATGACCGTCTGGCCGGCCGAGGATCAGGGCCTGAAGGACAGAGGCGTTCTGGAAGCCGGAAAACTGGCAGATCTGCTTGTGTTTCGGGTTCCGGACCTGGAAGCCCTGTTTGACCAGGCGGATATGACCAGCCTGCGTCGGATCATTAAAAACGGGATCCCCGTCTGGCCGGATGTCATCCGGTGCTGA
- a CDS encoding alpha/beta hydrolase gives MRLFQRNKKPLVVTIHGFGKNRSSEMDNLCAFLKEHGYDTLQFDIYDLENGLDADWKEWLRRCERQMHEALGRNPRIILVGFSMGGVIATHLATVYKVEKLVLVAPAFRYLDFEKVARSLASSLSGRSRTTVPSSEQTRAFREIVDNCRGSIANLDCPVLILHGTEDEVINPSSSTEFYGRIRHDRKRLIFLEGAHHRMLYDGFMEETADWIILDFIEGKYGI, from the coding sequence ATGAGACTGTTTCAGAGAAACAAGAAACCCCTGGTGGTGACGATCCACGGTTTCGGCAAAAACCGGTCCAGCGAGATGGACAACCTATGCGCCTTTCTGAAGGAACACGGGTACGACACGCTGCAGTTCGACATCTATGACCTGGAAAACGGTCTGGATGCCGACTGGAAGGAATGGCTGCGGCGATGCGAACGCCAGATGCATGAAGCCCTGGGGCGCAATCCACGGATCATCCTGGTGGGATTCTCCATGGGCGGCGTGATTGCGACGCATCTTGCCACAGTTTACAAAGTGGAGAAGCTGGTCCTGGTGGCACCTGCCTTCCGCTATCTGGATTTCGAGAAAGTCGCCCGGTCCCTGGCTTCTTCCCTGTCCGGCCGCAGCAGGACCACGGTTCCCAGCTCCGAGCAGACCAGGGCCTTCCGGGAGATCGTGGACAACTGCCGGGGATCCATTGCGAATCTCGACTGCCCGGTCCTGATCCTGCACGGAACAGAGGACGAGGTCATCAACCCCTCCAGCTCCACGGAATTCTACGGACGCATCCGTCACGACCGCAAACGGCTGATCTTCCTGGAAGGGGCCCATCACAGGATGCTGTACGACGGATTCATGGAAGAAACCGCCGACTGGATCATCCTGGACTTCATCGAAGGCAAGTACGGCATATG